The proteins below come from a single Synechococcus sp. WH 8101 genomic window:
- the murJ gene encoding murein biosynthesis integral membrane protein MurJ, which produces MARSLKRIALVVTYGTMLSKLGGLVRQLVIAAAFGVGAAYDAYNYAYVLPGFLLILLGGINGPFHSAMVSVLSRRPRQEGAHILATLNTMVSALLLVVTLLLVLAADPLITLVGPGLSAELHHNAVLQLQVMAPMALLAGLIGLGFGSLNAADEFWIPAISPLMSSLALILGVGVLWWQLGDAIATPAFAIQGGVVLALATLVGALLQWLLQLPALARQGLARLRFVWDWRHPGVQEVWRVMGPATLSSGMLQINVFTDLFFASALVGAAAGLGYANLLVQTPLGLISNALLVPLLPTFSRLTAPEDRPALVERIRQGLMLSTASMLPLGALFVALGGPIVALVYERGAFDQQAVQLVTGLLMAYGVGMPAYLGRDVLVRVFYALGDGTTPFRLSMAGIGLNVLFDWVLVGGPSPWGPQLPFSFGAPGLVLATVAINLITCTALLLVLQRRLGGLPLFAWGRDALALGFAAVLAGVAAWAVSLGWVWAADAPGRILQVGVSASVGLLVFVLVGLRSGVPELADLVRGIRRRISSR; this is translated from the coding sequence ATGGCGAGATCCCTCAAACGCATCGCCCTCGTGGTGACCTACGGCACCATGCTCAGCAAGCTGGGCGGTCTCGTGCGGCAGCTGGTGATCGCCGCCGCCTTCGGCGTCGGGGCCGCCTACGACGCCTACAACTACGCCTATGTGTTGCCGGGATTTCTGCTGATCCTGCTCGGTGGCATCAATGGCCCGTTTCACAGCGCCATGGTGAGTGTGCTCAGCCGCCGGCCGCGGCAGGAGGGGGCCCACATCCTCGCCACCCTCAACACGATGGTGAGTGCGCTGTTGCTGGTGGTCACGCTGCTGCTGGTGCTGGCGGCCGACCCCCTGATCACGCTGGTGGGGCCGGGGTTGAGTGCTGAGCTGCACCACAACGCCGTGCTGCAGCTCCAGGTGATGGCTCCGATGGCGTTGCTGGCTGGATTGATCGGTCTCGGTTTCGGTTCTCTCAATGCCGCCGATGAGTTCTGGATCCCGGCGATCTCACCGCTGATGTCGAGCCTGGCCCTGATCCTTGGGGTCGGTGTGTTGTGGTGGCAGCTCGGTGATGCGATCGCCACGCCGGCCTTCGCGATCCAGGGCGGTGTGGTGCTGGCGCTCGCCACTTTGGTGGGGGCCCTGCTGCAGTGGCTCCTGCAGCTGCCGGCCCTCGCCCGTCAGGGTCTGGCACGGTTGCGTTTCGTTTGGGATTGGCGCCACCCGGGAGTTCAGGAGGTGTGGCGTGTGATGGGGCCGGCCACCCTCTCTTCAGGGATGTTGCAGATCAATGTGTTCACCGATCTGTTCTTCGCTTCCGCCCTGGTGGGGGCTGCCGCTGGCCTGGGCTACGCCAATCTGCTTGTGCAGACCCCTCTGGGGCTGATCTCCAATGCCCTGTTGGTACCTCTGCTGCCCACCTTCTCCCGCCTGACGGCACCAGAGGATCGGCCGGCTCTGGTGGAACGGATTCGCCAGGGGTTGATGCTCTCGACTGCATCGATGCTGCCTCTGGGGGCCCTGTTCGTCGCCCTTGGGGGCCCGATTGTGGCGCTTGTCTACGAACGGGGGGCCTTTGATCAGCAGGCTGTGCAGCTGGTGACCGGGTTGCTGATGGCCTATGGCGTCGGCATGCCGGCCTATCTGGGCCGTGATGTGCTGGTGCGGGTGTTCTATGCCCTTGGCGATGGCACAACGCCGTTTCGGCTTTCCATGGCGGGGATCGGTCTGAATGTGCTCTTCGACTGGGTGCTGGTGGGAGGCCCGAGCCCCTGGGGGCCCCAGCTGCCCTTCAGCTTCGGCGCGCCAGGCCTGGTGCTCGCCACCGTGGCGATCAACCTGATCACCTGCACCGCCCTGTTGCTCGTGTTGCAGCGGCGCCTGGGTGGTCTGCCTCTGTTCGCCTGGGGCCGGGACGCCCTGGCCCTGGGCTTCGCAGCGGTGCTCGCCGGTGTGGCGGCCTGGGCGGTGAGCCTCGGCTGGGTCTGGGCTGCTGATGCGCCGGGGCGGATCCTGCAGGTGGGCGTCTCGGCCTCAGTGGGGCTGCTGGTTTTCGTGCTGGTTGGTCTGCGCAGTGGCGTGCCGGAGCTGGCGGATCTGGTGCGGGGGATTCGGCGTCGGATCAGCTCTCGCTGA
- a CDS encoding cytochrome-c oxidase, producing MLIIEVTNAREVVRQRIGRLGGRLIGKVVDAEAQVEKALIQELETAFRDFGIEARILSVQGPQVVGRQQLELPIHVREERNVRLSES from the coding sequence GTGCTGATCATCGAGGTCACCAACGCACGCGAGGTGGTGCGGCAGCGGATCGGGCGTCTTGGCGGGCGGCTGATCGGCAAGGTGGTGGATGCGGAGGCGCAGGTGGAGAAAGCCCTGATCCAGGAGCTGGAAACCGCCTTTCGCGACTTCGGCATCGAGGCACGGATTCTCTCGGTTCAAGGGCCTCAGGTGGTGGGCCGTCAGCAGCTCGAGCTGCCGATCCATGTGCGCGAAGAACGCAACGTGCGACTCAGCGAGAGCTGA
- a CDS encoding DUF3181 family protein, with amino-acid sequence MSLDAADLRELTTSLSDRLYLQIANWHLYLGDAGLAEALAIECSARLDQGAAVAARQALEAVQVPLAGGSTRLPLARLIPAVQLRDLEEILEEHCR; translated from the coding sequence ATGAGCCTCGATGCCGCCGATCTGCGCGAGCTGACCACCAGCCTCAGCGATCGGCTTTATCTGCAAATCGCCAACTGGCATCTCTATCTGGGTGACGCCGGTTTGGCGGAAGCCCTGGCGATTGAATGCAGTGCCCGCCTCGACCAGGGAGCGGCGGTTGCCGCTCGCCAGGCCCTGGAGGCGGTGCAGGTTCCCCTCGCCGGCGGAAGCACCCGGCTGCCCCTGGCACGACTGATTCCAGCTGTGCAGCTTCGTGATCTCGAGGAGATCCTCGAGGAGCACTGCCGATAA
- the glyA gene encoding serine hydroxymethyltransferase encodes MSQRLSSAINAALVDVDPAISGLIGKERERQETHLELIASENFASRAVMEAQGSVLTNKYAEGLPHKRYYGGCEHVDAIEELAIARAKELFGAAWANVQPHSGAQANFAVFLALLKPGDTIMGLDLSHGGHLTHGSPVNVSGKWFNVVQYGVDRDTQRLDMEAIRQLALEHRPKLIVCGYSAYPRTIDFQAFRAIADEVGAYLMADMAHIAGLVAAGVHPSPVPVCDVVTTTTHKTLRGPRGGLILCRDADFARQFDKAVFPGTQGGPLEHVIAAKAVAFGEALQPSFKTYAQQVVANAQALASRLQERGIAVVSGGTDNHVVLLDLRSIGMTGKVADLLVSDVHITANKNTVPFDPESPFVTSGLRLGTAALTTRGFDQGAFQIVADVIADRLLHPEDDAMQARCLERVRDLCQRFPLYAPSPVAPALA; translated from the coding sequence ATGTCTCAGCGCCTTTCCTCTGCCATCAATGCCGCCCTGGTGGATGTCGACCCCGCCATCTCCGGCCTGATCGGCAAGGAACGGGAGCGTCAGGAGACCCATCTGGAGCTGATTGCCTCAGAGAATTTCGCCTCCAGGGCTGTGATGGAAGCCCAGGGATCGGTGCTCACCAACAAATATGCGGAGGGCCTCCCCCACAAGCGCTACTACGGCGGTTGTGAGCACGTGGATGCGATCGAAGAGCTGGCGATCGCTCGCGCCAAAGAGCTTTTTGGTGCCGCCTGGGCCAACGTGCAGCCGCATAGCGGCGCTCAGGCCAACTTCGCCGTGTTCCTGGCCCTGCTCAAGCCCGGTGACACGATCATGGGCCTGGACCTCAGCCATGGCGGCCATTTGACCCATGGATCGCCGGTGAATGTCAGCGGCAAATGGTTCAACGTGGTGCAGTACGGGGTTGATCGCGACACCCAGCGCCTCGACATGGAGGCGATCCGCCAGCTGGCACTGGAGCATCGTCCGAAGTTGATCGTGTGCGGTTACTCCGCCTATCCCCGCACCATCGATTTTCAGGCCTTCCGCGCCATCGCTGATGAGGTGGGTGCCTATTTGATGGCCGACATGGCCCACATCGCTGGACTTGTGGCGGCCGGTGTGCATCCCAGCCCTGTGCCGGTCTGTGATGTGGTGACCACCACCACCCACAAGACCCTTCGCGGACCGCGGGGGGGACTCATTCTCTGCCGTGATGCCGACTTCGCACGCCAGTTCGACAAGGCGGTCTTCCCCGGCACGCAGGGCGGCCCTCTCGAGCATGTGATTGCCGCCAAAGCCGTGGCCTTCGGGGAAGCGTTGCAGCCCAGCTTCAAGACCTACGCCCAGCAGGTGGTGGCCAACGCCCAGGCTCTGGCGTCCCGGCTGCAAGAGCGGGGGATCGCCGTGGTGAGTGGTGGCACTGACAACCACGTGGTGCTGCTCGATCTGCGCAGCATCGGCATGACCGGCAAGGTCGCCGACCTCTTGGTGAGTGATGTGCACATCACCGCCAACAAGAACACGGTTCCCTTTGACCCAGAGTCACCTTTCGTGACCAGTGGCCTGCGTCTTGGCACAGCGGCGCTCACCACCCGTGGTTTTGATCAGGGCGCCTTCCAGATCGTGGCTGATGTGATCGCCGATCGTCTGCTCCATCCCGAAGACGATGCGATGCAGGCCCGTTGCCTCGAACGCGTGCGTGATCTCTGCCAGCGCTTTCCCCTCTACGCCCCTTCCCCCGTGGCACCGGCGCTTGCCTGA